The segment tatcttcaaTGTTTGCTatcattatgtatatatattttcattttttttttttttttttttttttttttttttttttttgttgttgaaaatttcaattaaaaaaaaaaaattatactacctacatatatatatatatatatatatatatatatacatatacatatacatatacatgtatgtatataGTTATAGATATAAATGGACAAGTTTTAAATccataaaaatgtttttatttatattaatgttTTCATATTAGAATATTAATTCATACGtacttatatataagtatatacatatatattttcacatataaatatgtatttaatatttatatattcttttgtgaagatatatttaattgtatatataaaatatatatatatatatgtatgtatttatttttgtttttttttttttttttttattttattatttatattttagtaATTGTTAaagattttatattttgagcacatatatatatatatatatatatatatatatatatatatatatagatttgtgtatatatttctgctgaaatatttaaaataagaaattttttattcttgtcaatatgaataaatatatatatacatatatatctttatatagtGCATTAAATATGTTGTAATTTAGCAggttaaataaaataataaatgtaataagtatataaagtagtatattttatatcataatttcAAAATGGTAGTAGTATATCTTATGTGTATAAAACATTATTCTCCATTTGAAGAATATTCGaaagttatattattataatgtatatacttcttttttattttattatttttggtgttaatttttttcttattttttcacatttttcataattttcccatttttattttataatatattattattattattattatttttatattattattatttttatattattattatttttatattattattatttttatattattattattattattattattttttttttttattttttttttttacaataacATTACAAAATAAgtgcaaatatatataattgtgtaATTACACATAAACGAACAATACATAATTACATACAActttattattcattaatatttacataagtATATACAATAACTTTCTAATTTTAAGATTAAAAACATGTGGACtaataatttcttatataaaCGTTGAATGGAAGTAATATGACTTcttccttttatttttttggtaGCTCTCCACCTTGgtgttatattaataatgtaaCCATCTTCATTATAAGACACTGGAAAATGTaactatataaataaatatattacacatatgttgttcaattatatatatatatatatatatatatatatatatatatatatatagttacatatatttatttatatacaattatttataaattaggGGTTCATTTATTCACTTTTAATTGTTCTTGTTCTTTTTACGCTTGTCTctattttttgttcttttttatttttgtttttgtttttttagtTATCAGCataatgtataatttttttttgtccataatatgtatattcttCATTCCTTATTTTTGTCGAGCAAGCTTCAAAGAATATTTAtctaataagaaaatatttttaaaatataatggtACCTATTGTTTATACCCTGAAAATGTTatagaaaatgatataattgAAATAGCCACCGATGAATGTGATAAAGTAGCACATGAATATGAGGTAAATTATacccacatatatatgaaaaaatatatatatatatatcccttCCATAATAACTAAATAATTACTCATTCCATATTTCAGTTGACacatttttatcaaatatataatatacaagaaaaaaatggtttcacaattaaattatatatatatgacatCATGTactcattatatatatatatatcccatattatgatatacttttcttttttttttttctttttttttagaataaAATTGTTTGGTTTTCGTTCGATAATGGAAGATTAAGAAGCAACAACGGTATGTGCCTTAAAACgtacaaaaatattttagtgCTTTCCACATGTTCGcctaataaaaatgaaaagtcAGAAATGTGGAAGATAGATGAAGAAacacatttaaaaaatgaaaacaacAATTGTGCTCAAATAGCTGggaataaattattttcttttacatGCAATAATTTATCAACTAAAGAATTTGAACAATCCATATTTTCTTCAGAcgaattatatttaatgaaaacAAGATATTCgcaacaaaaattaaaaaatattaaaacagAAGATATAGATACGTTTCATAACAATTTTAATACTTTAACAAATAGTTACAAAGAAGTAGATACTAAAATAGTACATATTTTAAACAGAgataaagaaatgaaaaaacaaaaagaaaaaattcttcatttaataaacGATATGAAATTATTAGTTAATACATCTTCATCATTAAATGAATATGGTACAGGGgctattatgaaaatatatgataatatggatatagagcaaaagaaatatttattaaatgtacCATTAGAAAAATTAGAAATTAATGAGGAAAAGTTAGACGAACTAGGTATAGAACAAGggcaaataaaaattattattcaaaGCTTTTTAAATGTACCGGAAAATAATACTTATACattttatgtaaaaaatatcgtaggatatataaatataaaattaaacaatGAAGAAATTTTATCCAATAGAAAtattgaaataaataatagaaCGAATAATAGTGCTGTTGTGAAATtacgaaaaaataaattaatccCTATATACATAGAAATATCTTCCATAGGTAATGAAAAaccttcattttctttatattggagtaataataataatatgccCGAACAAATCATTAATtctttatatctatatagtacaatatatgaaaaagtgTGTTATACACCACTTCAGAAAAAAATTGATTTTACTTTAACATTTGAAAATATTACTAAAACGAATAGAGAATATCAGTTTTTGTGTCCACTCAAAAATTTCAATAATGATCAGAACGTtagaatattaaaaaatgagaatAGACCAGATTATTGTTATGATTTAAAATCTAGTATATGCGCCTCAGCAATTGATTCATACTTTTTACCAAATGAAAGTGAAGGAATTGTAAAAGCAGTTAGACAAAGgatacaaaatgaaaaaggcATATATGAAGAGTGTGGTATTATATTACCTACTAATACAActgaacatatatttaaaggaataacagatataaaattaattgatATGGatgatttttttattaattatgaaaaaaataaagaattatacAAAGGTTATAAAGGTATAGTAACTGATGATAAACATTCCTTATTATCTAAAACAGATTTAGATAAAAGTTTTATATCTGATATTGATATAAATTgtacaaataattttaatgaaaaaaaaactaatTATGAATATAGCTCAGGatcatttataattaaacGTATTAAATCTTCagatttattaaaacaaaatacaTCAATTGTTGTTGACGTTTTTGctttatttgaaaaatatagtGACATCAAGAATATGCcttctatttatttatcaaaTTGGACCAGGAAAACATGTAATGATATacagttatatataaaatatggaaagccaaatgatataatgaaatatccATCAAAACTTTTATCTTGTGATGACACATTTGAAAGTTTGACCTATCAAAGTAGAgacgataataataacaacaacaataataacaacaacaataataacaacaacaataacaacaacaataataataataataataataataatgataataataatattattagtgattattatgattacgatgatgatgataccATTGTTGCTAGGTGCTTACCCTATTGTTTTAATGATAAAGAAGTATTAGgctcatatatttatatgtccAAATCACCCATTTGCAAATCGGCTATACATTCGGGTATTTTAACAATTAATGGGGGGTTGGTAGAAATACGAAagctaaaaaatataacacaaAATTTCAACAGTACGATGGAAATTACGAGAAATGGTATTAAAGCAACAATAGGTACAAACCAAAATGgatattcttattatattactAAACCAAGTGGTAGGTTTTGTAATTTTCCTAGGACATCCtacaatataaatgaatcAATAAATTTAGAAAGTGACATAGACTATAAGaatgatgaagataaaacaaacaacaacaataataacaataataataataataacaataataataataataattatcataataataataattatcataataattatcataataataatcatccaCATAACGATAATACGATTTTTCCTTCCTTCATTCAGTTATATTCCAAATTAACCGAAACACCCCCAGTCGTTTTAGTGCATGAAAAACATGCGGTTCTACCTAATCAGCTAGACAAAATACAAAATGTATAcaatcaaaataattataaaaaagattttttttttcctcaaaAAAATGAGGCACtcaatgaaaataaaaagaagaatcCAACTTCTACACCTtcagatgatgaagaaaaaaaagaaaataagaaaataattcaAGAATTTACTAcgtttgaaaaaaattataaaaaggataTTCCACATTATCAAACATTaattaagaaaaatgaaaatattcttTCGAACTtgtttatgaaaaaaaatagtataaaaaatatggaatcACAAATAACagatataagaaaaaatcaaaaagattcgtatgatatatttgttaaaacTCAAGAAACAGTTGTAACTTCTCTTATTAaacaatttaatataataacgaagaaaaaggaaaatcatataaataggCTAGAAAAAGCATTTTCCAATGTTAAGACAACAACagtaaaaatattcaaagaacaatataaatctacaaatattaatgataattatataataatagataGTATTCAAAATAATAGTATGAATGGATCATCAAATTGgaaaattgaaaaatatacaaatggAAATTTCTTTTCATCTATTACTGAAaattcatttataaaatcagaagataatatatatggatcATATATACTTTATCGATATACcaaattatataaaggaTTTATATCATTAGATATAAAATTACCATATGAAGGATCATTTGGTATaatctttaaatataaagatgataaaaattatcataactttataattaataggaatgaattttattttttggaaGTAATAAATGGAACAGTAGGaaacaaaattaattatacGAAAactgaaaataatatttataattttggaATGTGGATACAAATTCATCTAGATTTtggtaataaatatatacgtacatttataaataaaaaatttgtatGTGGATATGAAACGCGATATCATACATATGGATTCTTAGGATTTGGAGTCAATCAttgtaaagaaaaaatatttattgatAAACTAGTTATAGGTTCTTTAGATCAAACCAAATATTACTCAGACAAAATGGGAAAAAAGAATAacattcaaaatatatttcctcctactatttatttaaataaaaatatgcaaGTATTACAAAatggaacaaaaaaaaaaaaacaaaacaaaaattttatttttaataaatataataaagaacatACAATAAGTAtaggaaataataattctaaTGGATGTATACCTTTTGAAGAAAATTTCCATACCCCTTTAGATAACAACTGGATAATACctgagaataataatatatggcatataaaaagaaaagaaacaaatatatacttaccatccatattaaaaaattttaaaaacatatataaaaatcaaGATAATTCAGAAACTAATAATATATCgaatgatgaagaaaattatttatattcaataaaaaaaacaaatcaaGCAAATAATATACTAATACCATCTATacttcttttaaataaacaACATTTATGTACACATATGAAATCATATACATTTCAAACTAATATAAAACTAAATAAAATATCCAAAGCTGGAATCATTTTTAGAGTTCATTCCAATCATGATTTCTTATCCGTCATATTAGATATATCACAAAAACatggaaaaatatatcttatgAAAATAACCAAAGGAATACCATTCCAATTATTAACAAAAACTCATATATCAATACAAGATAACACATGGTATAATTTAAAACTATCTTATAATGGCTCAAATATAAAACTTATCttaaatgatgaaataattttaaattcaAAAATAAACCAAAATATGCCTAAACAATTGGGTACACTAGgtcttatattattatctggTCAATGTAAGTACAAAAATGTTGTATTTACACCAAGCACTAGTtctcaataaaaaaaaaatgaaaagaaaaaaaaagaaaaaagggaAACAAGCACCACCATATTTACTATTTTGTCAAATGTTCATGTggaataatttaataagatatataaataaataaacatatatttaatatatatatattataagttcTTTCTTAACATTTGTATACCTTATTaggtataatattatatatatatatatatatatatatttatatatatgatataattttattattgttttttttttttttttcttttaattcaaattgtttttaataattaaagttatataattttatacatcatttcatattttactttttggATTCTTAATATagaaaacataataaaatttcaaatatttataaaatatattctaataggttattaaaatatattcttgtAAATCGAATTTATGTGtgaacttaaaaaaaaaaaaataaaataacactATTTATATGGCCACACATGAAGGAAAAGCATAAtactttaaataaaaaagattatatattcaaatatttattaatacaaaAGTATTCCTCATTGGaaatatagtaatatatatatatatatatatattatattgttgtatatatttttatttatttgtaatatataaatatattatattatattttttttttttttttttttttttttttcaaatttttataaataaaaaaaataaataattttaatgataTGTAATCagattatatttacatattgttaatattttattttaaaatttgattaaataaaaatatttataatatatataatattatatatatatatatatatataatatatatagggAAAAATAAAGGCTTATATAGGAATACCCCTTATATAACCATTAAGAAGGTATAATTTAAGGTAAAggtaatacatataaaaaattattaatatatatataataaaataatacatataaaaaattattaatatatatataataaaataatacatataaaaaattattatgattcatattaatatttttatgtatacataagaatgaaaatatttatccctttataaaaattttacttaaaagttaaatatataaaaaaagaaaaaaagctTAATACTACTATATTAggtatataacataatatatatatattattcttataacaaaataaacataggttaaaatatttattattattatatatttatatatatacatatatatatatatatgcaataAGAAcctcaaaaaaatatttatatttatatactataatttttttttttttattactttattatatattataaaaaaatatataaatattataatataatataatatgatgtaatattatttatatatataatatatatttatgtatatgaaataatatatacaaatatctataaatatattaatatatatacattttatatataatattcacgtaataaatatataaggagaaatattaaaaagttaaatgttttatttttttcttattatataaattcatatttccttcacatatttattatatgttacagtttttatttatttatttatttattcatttcttttttttttttttacctattttatagaaaataattaaaatcttaattttttgataaaattaAGGAATgttactttttatatattcattcatataaataaataaataaataaataaaataataaatataattattatttatttatattatattatatatttgtcaaaaataatatatattcttatatttaaaaaaaaaaaaaaaaaaaaaaaagtaaatatattttcatatatattatttaataaaaatataaattaaataaaaaagagtaataaaaaaatggcaGTAAAAAAAGTtggaaaaattataaaaaagaggACCAAGAAATTTACTCGATTTCAGTCAAATAGATTTATGCGTGTTAAggtaaacataaaatatataaagagaaaataaatgaataaataaataaataaataaataaataaatatatatatatatgtatatttatatatgtatatgttattttaaaTGTACCCCAAaagtattcatatatataatcatatatttttttttttcctcattATTATAGCCTGCATGGAGAAAACCAAGAGGTATTGATTGCCGTGTGAGAAGAAGATACAAAGGCACAAATTTGATGCCAAGTATTGGATATGGTAGTAATAAGAAAACCAAATTTTTATTACCAAATAATAAGTACAAATATGTTGTTAAAAACGTAAAAGAAATGGAACCATTAATTATGAACCATACTAAATACTGTGTACAAATTGCTCATAACGTATCAagcaaaaaaagaaaacaaattATTGAGAGAGCTAAACAAATGAATGTTTCTGTTATAAATGCTAAAGCCAGATTACAAAAAAcagaagaataaaaatatatatatatatatatatatgtatactcctatatatatgtgttatatacccttttttatatattaattcatttttttttttttttttttttttttttctttaaatatgtatttatataaatattactcatatttatgtttatactTATAAGAAAccgaaatatttataataaacatttacacataattaatgaaataaatcatattttcatatattataaaattagtTTAAAGAAATATCTTTTTAACATTCATATCTTAAACATATtatcttataatatttatattcttcccCAATTCTACAACATAATGGAAATGTGtactacatatattattattaatatgatatatcatattatatttacttcTCATTATTTTCTTGGGATTGCCTTCATATAATCGTCTTATATGGTAaagtttatttgttttttaccAAAAAAATGGTTTTAAACAatacacataatataaacatatatatatatatgtgcatattATTTTAGGAAACCACTATTTTATGTTCATAGTagtaattaaatataaaaatatatatagagaaaaatatttatacaaatatttatgtCAAACAAGagtttttattacatatatatatatatatatatatatatatacttgttcttttatatttatatatgttaaaaaaaaaatatattataaaaaataaaataaaatttaccTCATTTCATTAATGGTAAACTATTaattatggaaaaaaatataaacatatatatatatatatatatatatatgtctttATGTGAGTAccacttatattttttttaatgtatggtacatatattattatatggcATCAcattatgtaaaaaaaaaaaaaaaattaataaaaatattcattcgACGTGATCTACAAAagtatgatattatatatatatatatactaaattttctttctttattttttttttttattttctttttaatattcttccatttctcttttttcattaatttgTACTTTCACGTCTaccttatttatattgtctTTTCCACacttttgatttttttcattagtATTTTTAGGTTCCTCATTATCTCCTTTTCctatattatccatatttttaatcTCCTCTGTGTGTGCATATTTCATATCATGATTTTTCGCATCCTTCATATCTTCAACATTTTTTGTTTCGGCTActatttcatttttgtcattttttttttcattttcatcttCAGTATATTTAATTTCTCCCTCATTTTCATCTTCTACTCCTGCTGTTTCACTTTCGGGTGCATCTTCTGCTTGAGTAAAATCTTCCTCTTCAtcagaaaatataatttcatcATCTGTTAAAAGTCTTTCCATTTCAATTTGTTTTCTCCTTTCCTCTTCTAATCTCATTTGTTCATATGCTTCTTCTCTTAATTTAtctaaattaatatttgacAAATCTACTGTCCTTGctgtatgtataatatttagaaaaaacTCCCCAATTTCTTGACCCTCTGATACTTTATAATCATTTGGAAAAAGCTTTTGATCTAATCTTAATAAAGCTAATAATTTTGAAACATCACTCGtattaattatttctttttctaaggTTTTACATAAAGCAATACtatatttgaataaaaatatttctccttcttttaataagttttcaaaaaataacatGAGAGATTCAAATGTTAACACATGTACATTCAATCCTATAAACCATTTGGAAACAAATGCTTCAGGTGTtatcaaattttttatatgttcatataatttcggatgaaaaatatttaaaatacttAAAAATACTCGAGAATCTCTTACATATGCTTTTGGCATAGCTTTAAAGTAACCtggtaaataatatttatgtaaacccgttattatttttactacTTCTTTAGGTTCCAAGAAAAGTAATAGAAaagatgatataaatgatataccCTGATGATAATCATTTGTTATTGGATATATAGATTGTAATACttgtattaataatgatcgattttcttctttattaaatGTCCTTTCAGCatctaattttattattcttaatatCTCTTTATCGTTACaatcttcttttatttctacatctatatcttcttttatataacttaacattatttcataaaaatgtTCTGCAcgcttacatatatattcacaGTTCTCTcgattaatataatttgcaTTTCGTTTCAATATCGGTGCATCTTTTTCTTCGTCCCAAAATTTGTTACCTACTATCATCTTGTCTACCttgtatttaatatttacatatataaagtaaataagaatatatatatatataaatatatatatatattagcctcttatacaatataatatacaaaaaaaaaaaaaaaaaaaaatacaatatgtatatattaatatatatatatatatatatatatacaaattttatatatgtaattcttTTTATCCCCTTATTATTTTGTCTTAATATTGTTTTTCTTCCTAATATCTTTaggttatatattttttattcttttaaaagaatgtaaaaaaaaaaaaaaaaaaaaaaaaaaaaaaaaaaaaaaaaaaaaaaagaaaagaaaaaaaaactttttttttttttcctctccccctcttttttttttctttttcttctttcttattcgtttgtttaatttttttttaataagatcttaaaataaacatattattacttatttatataaaataattatatttatatataactatatcTATTACAGaatcatatttattcaataataaacaaaaaaaaaataaaaaaaaaaacatatatatatatatttatatatatatatatatatatatatatatatatataaaataaataaaaataagtctAATGTTTCATAAAAGTaagaatttttctttttaaataaaaaaacaaatattttcttatttttatttattatacatatatttatttttttcttttttgttcctttttatgaataaattataaattcatataataatatatataatattatatataaatataataaatgataattttctcttttattttatataataatattattataattattataatatttttattttatataattattaactcgtattaattctttatatatatatatatatatatatactgttgcttgaaatgaaaaaacctctaatagtaaaaaaaataaaatagaaaagaatatattatatattcatataaaaatacaatatgttatatatatatatatatatatatatatatatatatatatattaatattatattatatgtatatatataatacgtataaaataaaacagtataatataaaataatatatatattaaaatacataatatattacatctattatatattgttatataaatatattaatatatataaagtattatatatatatataaatttttttatatattatttaaatatattatatatttattaaatttaggagattaaaggaatatatgaatatttgaTTTTCCGATGATTTagggaaaaaaattataaaataaaacatatatacaagtacacaaaggatatatatatatatatattattattattatttaatttatgagaattcttaaaaattggtttttatattataaatcaaTAAAAATCACGTgttttaagaaataaatatatatttcattttctcaatattaaaaatattatatattttaatatttatataaaatataaaaatatatgtttataatacatttaactttatatatatatatatatatatatatatatatatacaataaataacttttcttttttcttttttcttttttttttttaaatcataaatatataacattgagaatatctttttcctttttctcaTTAATCTTAATTCAGTTGTTCAAAATGtaatactatatattttaattggTATTTCATAAAGcttaaatttttatcatcatattaaaaatgtgaAATCCTTacaataatatgatatttataattgttaagatacttaaaaaaaaaaaaaaaaaattataaaaaataataaataataaaaaataataatgttataacgtgtttctttatttaaaaaaaaaaaaaaaaggaaaaaaatgtaaatgtaattctcttaaaatattaataatggaacaaaaaatattaggcacataaaataataaattaaatatgtatatatatatatatatatatatatatacatgtgtaaaaataaatatacatatttctcttttcatatatatatatatatatgtataattgaaaaaataaaaaaaaattttatataacatgtCATATGAAGCTAActaaaacaaaattattgAGTGTATCATCGTTTTTGTcttatttaacaaaaaaaaaaaaaaaaaaaaaaaaaaaaaaaaaaacttataataaaaaaaaataataataaaataaattaacatCTTTAAAAGTTTTCCtttgtatatacatattttaaataaaaaaaaaaaaaaaaatt is part of the Plasmodium falciparum 3D7 genome assembly, chromosome: 9 genome and harbors:
- a CDS encoding LCCL domain-containing protein, with product MYNFFLSIICIFFIPYFCRASFKEYLSNKKIFLKYNGTYCLYPENVIENDIIEIATDECDKVAHEYENKIVWFSFDNGRLRSNNGMCLKTYKNILVLSTCSPNKNEKSEMWKIDEETHLKNENNNCAQIAGNKLFSFTCNNLSTKEFEQSIFSSDELYLMKTRYSQQKLKNIKTEDIDTFHNNFNTLTNSYKEVDTKIVHILNRDKEMKKQKEKILHLINDMKLLVNTSSSLNEYGTGAIMKIYDNMDIEQKKYLLNVPLEKLEINEEKLDELGIEQGQIKIIIQSFLNVPENNTYTFYVKNIVGYINIKLNNEEILSNRNIEINNRTNNSAVVKLRKNKLIPIYIEISSIGNEKPSFSLYWSNNNNMPEQIINSLYLYSTIYEKVCYTPLQKKIDFTLTFENITKTNREYQFLCPLKNFNNDQNVRILKNENRPDYCYDLKSSICASAIDSYFLPNESEGIVKAVRQRIQNEKGIYEECGIILPTNTTEHIFKGITDIKLIDMDDFFINYEKNKELYKGYKGIVTDDKHSLLSKTDLDKSFISDIDINCTNNFNEKKTNYEYSSGSFIIKRIKSSDLLKQNTSIVVDVFALFEKYSDIKNMPSIYLSNWTRKTCNDIQLYIKYGKPNDIMKYPSKLLSCDDTFESLTYQSRDDNNNNNNNNNNNNNNNNNNNNNNNNNNNNDNNNIISDYYDYDDDDTIVARCLPYCFNDKEVLGSYIYMSKSPICKSAIHSGILTINGGLVEIRKLKNITQNFNSTMEITRNGIKATIGTNQNGYSYYITKPSGRFCNFPRTSYNINESINLESDIDYKNDEDKTNNNNNNNNNNNNNNNNNNYHNNNNYHNNYHNNNHPHNDNTIFPSFIQLYSKLTETPPVVLVHEKHAVLPNQLDKIQNVYNQNNYKKDFFFPQKNEALNENKKKNPTSTPSDDEEKKENKKIIQEFTTFEKNYKKDIPHYQTLIKKNENILSNLFMKKNSIKNMESQITDIRKNQKDSYDIFVKTQETVVTSLIKQFNIITKKKENHINRLEKAFSNVKTTTVKIFKEQYKSTNINDNYIIIDSIQNNSMNGSSNWKIEKYTNGNFFSSITENSFIKSEDNIYGSYILYRYTKLYKGFISLDIKLPYEGSFGIIFKYKDDKNYHNFIINRNEFYFLEVINGTVGNKINYTKTENNIYNFGMWIQIHLDFGNKYIRTFINKKFVCGYETRYHTYGFLGFGVNHCKEKIFIDKLVIGSLDQTKYYSDKMGKKNNIQNIFPPTIYLNKNMQVLQNGTKKKKQNKNFIFNKYNKEHTISIGNNNSNGCIPFEENFHTPLDNNWIIPENNNIWHIKRKETNIYLPSILKNFKNIYKNQDNSETNNISNDEENYLYSIKKTNQANNILIPSILLLNKQHLCTHMKSYTFQTNIKLNKISKAGIIFRVHSNHDFLSVILDISQKHGKIYLMKITKGIPFQLLTKTHISIQDNTWYNLKLSYNGSNIKLILNDEIILNSKINQNMPKQLGTLGLILLSGQCKYKNVVFTPSTSSQ
- a CDS encoding 60S ribosomal protein L32 translates to MAVKKVGKIIKKRTKKFTRFQSNRFMRVKPAWRKPRGIDCRVRRRYKGTNLMPSIGYGSNKKTKFLLPNNKYKYVVKNVKEMEPLIMNHTKYCVQIAHNVSSKKRKQIIERAKQMNVSVINAKARLQKTEE
- a CDS encoding GTPase-activating protein, putative — protein: MIVGNKFWDEEKDAPILKRNANYINRENCEYICKRAEHFYEIMLSYIKEDIDVEIKEDCNDKEILRIIKLDAERTFNKEENRSLLIQVLQSIYPITNDYHQGISFISSFLLLFLEPKEVVKIITGLHKYYLPGYFKAMPKAYVRDSRVFLSILNIFHPKLYEHIKNLITPEAFVSKWFIGLNVHVLTFESLMLFFENLLKEGEIFLFKYSIALCKTLEKEIINTSDVSKLLALLRLDQKLFPNDYKVSEGQEIGEFFLNIIHTARTVDLSNINLDKLREEAYEQMRLEEERRKQIEMERLLTDDEIIFSDEEEDFTQAEDAPESETAGVEDENEGEIKYTEDENEKKNDKNEIVAETKNVEDMKDAKNHDMKYAHTEEIKNMDNIGKGDNEEPKNTNEKNQKCGKDNINKVDVKVQINEKREMEEY